The Myxococcus guangdongensis genome has a window encoding:
- a CDS encoding Sapep family Mn(2+)-dependent dipeptidase, producing the protein MRLPIAAALCCLVPSAALAAPDPRCQGTPKARAARFSEEAMKGVSPQARHAAYVQACALDEVVALTKELVRFKTVSSEAPAPKNPGIAAMGRFLQKWAKAHDMAFRAVGANEVFEIAWGKGAPALGLVFHGDVVPAPAHEWKRPPFEPHVQEGRLYGRGVEDDKGPLASALVALDHARQLGIEPRGKVLVIIGNGEESDWTGMMKYAAIEPKAPHVISVDSSFPVVAAQSGFVAWNLSAPVGPARKSSKFALRPVDAKGGEFLTQVPGTATLKLLPGEGSSLPVALETVRAAVADEQRTRPWLKADVKEEGGAVVLTVHGKAVHSSVANEGVNALWGLSAVSSRLILEDNGIAAMLRVLFLRFEGDHHGQKLAVEYSDAALMGPLLVAPTMLRVADGKVNLGVNMRRPRGQDSAKFNAALDQAALLVGQDSDGRVTEAGERYVGDPHVADTSGPLVTTLMAIYKRHRNDPDAIPTSVRGGTYARLFPKAVDFGPGFPGDEYTGHAPDESISLENLDLTTRMLAEAVYLLAVSPEPVSAPGK; encoded by the coding sequence ATGCGCCTCCCCATCGCCGCCGCCCTCTGCTGTCTGGTCCCCTCCGCCGCGCTCGCGGCTCCGGACCCCCGTTGCCAGGGCACCCCCAAGGCCCGCGCCGCCCGCTTCTCAGAGGAGGCCATGAAGGGCGTCAGCCCCCAGGCCCGCCACGCCGCCTACGTGCAGGCCTGCGCCCTGGACGAGGTCGTCGCGCTCACCAAGGAGCTGGTGCGCTTCAAGACCGTCAGCAGCGAGGCGCCCGCCCCGAAGAACCCGGGCATCGCCGCCATGGGGCGCTTCCTCCAGAAGTGGGCCAAGGCCCATGACATGGCCTTCCGCGCCGTGGGCGCCAATGAGGTGTTCGAGATTGCCTGGGGCAAGGGCGCACCCGCCCTGGGCCTGGTCTTCCACGGCGACGTGGTGCCCGCGCCCGCGCACGAGTGGAAGCGCCCGCCCTTCGAACCCCACGTCCAGGAAGGCCGCCTGTACGGCCGAGGCGTCGAGGACGACAAGGGGCCGCTGGCGTCCGCGCTGGTGGCGCTCGACCATGCGCGGCAGCTCGGCATCGAGCCGCGGGGCAAGGTGCTCGTCATCATCGGCAACGGCGAGGAGAGCGACTGGACGGGGATGATGAAGTACGCGGCCATCGAGCCCAAGGCCCCGCATGTCATCTCCGTCGACTCGAGCTTCCCCGTCGTCGCCGCGCAGTCGGGCTTCGTCGCGTGGAACCTGTCCGCGCCCGTGGGCCCCGCGCGCAAGTCCTCCAAGTTCGCGCTGCGCCCGGTGGACGCGAAGGGCGGCGAGTTCCTCACGCAGGTGCCCGGCACCGCCACGCTCAAGCTGCTCCCCGGCGAGGGCAGCTCGCTCCCCGTCGCGCTGGAGACCGTGCGCGCCGCCGTCGCCGACGAGCAGCGCACGCGTCCGTGGCTCAAGGCCGACGTGAAGGAGGAGGGCGGCGCGGTGGTGCTCACCGTGCACGGCAAGGCGGTGCACTCCTCCGTCGCCAACGAGGGCGTCAACGCGCTGTGGGGCCTGTCCGCCGTCTCCTCGCGCCTCATCCTGGAGGACAACGGCATCGCCGCCATGCTGCGCGTGTTGTTCCTGCGCTTCGAGGGCGACCACCACGGCCAGAAGCTGGCCGTCGAGTACTCGGACGCCGCGCTGATGGGGCCGCTGCTCGTCGCGCCCACGATGCTGCGCGTGGCGGACGGGAAGGTGAACCTGGGCGTCAACATGCGCCGCCCCCGGGGACAGGACTCCGCGAAGTTCAACGCCGCGCTGGACCAGGCCGCCCTGCTCGTGGGGCAGGACTCGGATGGCCGCGTGACGGAGGCCGGCGAGCGCTACGTGGGAGACCCGCACGTGGCGGACACCTCCGGCCCGCTCGTCACCACGCTGATGGCCATCTACAAGCGCCACCGGAACGACCCGGACGCCATCCCCACGTCCGTGCGCGGCGGCACCTACGCGCGCCTGTTCCCCAAGGCGGTGGACTTCGGCCCCGGCTTCCCCGGTGACGAGTACACCGGCCACGCGCCCGATGAGTCCATCTCCCTGGAGAACCTGGACCTGACCACGCGCATGCTCGCGGAGGCCGTGTATCTGTTGGCCGTGAGCCCCGAGCCCGTCTCCGCGCCGGGCAAGTGA